One Gemmatimonadota bacterium genomic region harbors:
- a CDS encoding glycosyltransferase family 4 protein, which translates to MSARFLMLTTFYPPHSFGGDAIGIQRLSRGLVKLGHHVTVVHDTDAYRILHHGSWPDVPNHDSDEGVEVIRLASRAPMASTFLTQQLGRPVVNGGQLRQLIVDGRYDVVNFHNVSLIGGPGLFGMAGDAVTAYMAHEHWLVCPMHVLWRHGRELCTGRECLRCSLAYRRPPQWWRYSGYLERELDRVDTVIAMSRFSRDKHREFGIKREMEVLPYFLPDPESAEVPVPATDSPNPRPYFFFAGRLERIKGLDDVIPVFRDLPGVDLLVAGDGTHGEVLRSLAAGAPNVKFLGRIAPDELRRYYEHAVALVVPSECYETFGIVLIEAFRQGTPVIARRLGPFPEIVEASGGGELFSSRDELRAAMARLSGDGEHRARLSRNGYRAYADRWSERVVVPQYLELLRQAAARKGDAHRTELLTLQEVA; encoded by the coding sequence ATGAGCGCTCGGTTCCTGATGCTCACGACGTTCTATCCCCCCCACTCATTCGGTGGGGATGCCATCGGCATCCAGCGCCTCTCGCGCGGACTGGTGAAGCTCGGCCACCACGTGACGGTGGTCCACGACACCGACGCTTATCGCATCCTGCATCACGGGAGCTGGCCCGACGTCCCCAACCACGACAGTGACGAAGGGGTGGAGGTCATTCGCCTGGCCAGCCGGGCGCCGATGGCGTCGACCTTCCTCACCCAGCAGTTGGGTCGCCCAGTCGTCAACGGCGGCCAGCTCCGCCAGTTGATTGTGGACGGCCGATACGATGTGGTGAATTTCCACAACGTCTCGCTCATTGGTGGCCCAGGGCTCTTTGGCATGGCCGGCGACGCCGTGACGGCGTATATGGCGCACGAGCACTGGCTGGTGTGTCCCATGCACGTCCTCTGGCGGCATGGTCGCGAACTGTGCACCGGACGCGAATGTCTGCGATGCTCGCTGGCCTACCGAAGGCCACCCCAATGGTGGCGCTACTCCGGGTACCTCGAGCGCGAACTGGACCGCGTGGACACCGTGATCGCCATGAGCCGTTTCTCCCGCGACAAGCATCGGGAATTCGGCATCAAGCGGGAAATGGAGGTCCTCCCCTACTTCCTGCCAGATCCTGAGTCCGCTGAGGTGCCGGTCCCGGCCACGGACTCCCCGAATCCCCGCCCCTACTTCTTTTTCGCCGGCCGGCTGGAGCGGATCAAAGGGCTCGACGATGTGATCCCTGTCTTTCGGGACCTGCCGGGGGTCGACCTCCTGGTCGCCGGGGATGGCACCCACGGCGAGGTACTCCGGTCGCTCGCGGCGGGAGCACCCAACGTCAAATTCCTCGGGCGCATCGCCCCGGACGAGCTGCGCCGATACTATGAACACGCGGTGGCCCTGGTGGTGCCGAGCGAGTGTTACGAGACATTCGGTATCGTCCTGATCGAGGCGTTCCGTCAGGGGACCCCGGTTATCGCTCGGCGCCTCGGCCCGTTCCCGGAAATCGTCGAGGCCTCCGGGGGCGGGGAACTGTTCAGCTCCCGGGATGAACTCCGGGCGGCCATGGCTCGTCTATCTGGTGACGGAGAGCACCGAGCTCGGCTGTCGAGAAACGGCTATCGGGCCTATGCGGACCGATGGTCGGAGCGAGTGGTGGTCCCGCAATACCTTGAACTCCTGCGGCAGGCGGCCGCCCGAAAGGGCGACGCTCACCGTACGGAACTGCTGACCCTTCAGGAGGTCGCGTGA
- a CDS encoding GDP-mannose 4,6-dehydratase, giving the protein MNVFITGGCGFIGSHLAERLLERGDRVMILDDLSTGAMENIAHLVGRPGFEYRIGTALDAPLVSEFVDRADLTVHLAAAVGVRLIVERPVHTIETNVRATEVVLAAAAKKQRPVVVASTSEVYGKSAHVPFREEQDLQLGPTSHSRWAYACSKALDEWLALAYASEKHVPVVITRFFNTVGPRQTGRYGMVLPNFAQQALRGEPITVFGTGEQSRCFGHVNDAVEALLRLVATPAAWGQVFNVGTTTEVSMLNLARLVRDTAGSSSEIRLVPYDEAYPPGFEDMMRRVPDVSRLERTTGFKPMTPLEQIVRDVVEDQRARLGSPVVAGAAT; this is encoded by the coding sequence GTGAACGTCTTCATTACGGGCGGGTGTGGATTCATCGGGTCGCACCTTGCCGAACGTCTGCTGGAGCGCGGGGATCGGGTCATGATCCTGGACGACTTGTCGACCGGCGCGATGGAGAACATCGCGCATCTCGTCGGCCGCCCGGGATTCGAGTACCGGATCGGCACGGCGCTGGACGCGCCCCTCGTGTCCGAGTTTGTGGATCGCGCCGACCTGACGGTCCACCTCGCGGCCGCGGTTGGCGTGCGACTGATCGTCGAGCGCCCGGTGCACACCATCGAAACGAACGTGCGCGCGACCGAAGTGGTGCTCGCCGCGGCGGCCAAGAAGCAGCGGCCGGTGGTGGTCGCGTCGACGTCCGAGGTGTACGGCAAATCGGCGCATGTGCCATTCCGGGAGGAGCAGGACCTCCAACTCGGCCCGACCAGTCATTCGCGGTGGGCGTATGCGTGCTCGAAGGCGCTGGATGAGTGGCTCGCACTGGCCTACGCCTCCGAGAAGCACGTGCCGGTGGTCATCACGCGCTTCTTCAACACGGTAGGTCCTCGGCAGACGGGGCGCTATGGGATGGTTCTCCCAAACTTCGCACAGCAAGCATTGAGAGGCGAACCCATCACGGTGTTCGGCACCGGCGAACAGTCCCGCTGCTTCGGTCATGTGAACGATGCCGTGGAGGCCTTGTTGCGACTGGTCGCGACGCCAGCGGCGTGGGGTCAGGTCTTCAACGTCGGGACCACGACCGAGGTCAGCATGCTCAATCTGGCGCGACTGGTGCGGGACACGGCCGGCAGTTCGAGCGAGATCCGCCTCGTGCCCTACGACGAAGCGTATCCGCCGGGGTTCGAGGACATGATGCGGCGTGTGCCGGACGTGTCGCGACTCGAGCGGACTACCGGGTTCAAGCCGATGACGCCGCTCGAGCAGATCGTGCGCGACGTGGTCGAGGACCAGCGAGCCCGCCTTGGCTCGCCGGTCGTCGCCGGGGCGGCGACCTGA
- a CDS encoding polysaccharide deacetylase family protein: protein MRAILTYHSIDDSGSPISVSPAVFRAHCEFLASGRVRVVGLADLMQGDDVTGDTVAITFDDGFENTATAAWPRLAAHGLAATVFVVPGHVGGFNDWGGRRAANVPHLPLMSWDGLGNIAQQGATLGAHTSSHANLASLDDHALKAELDSCSATMRERTGVAPNTFAYPYGGTSPAAATAVRERFDIGVTTDFRPVGRSEDTALLPRLDMYYFRSPGALESWGEPGFFARLWTRRIGREARRWLQAAGVA from the coding sequence GTGCGTGCCATCCTTACCTACCACTCGATCGATGACTCCGGATCTCCGATCTCGGTGTCGCCGGCCGTGTTTCGCGCCCATTGCGAATTCCTCGCTTCCGGGCGTGTGCGCGTGGTGGGGTTGGCCGACTTGATGCAGGGGGACGACGTGACGGGGGATACCGTGGCCATCACTTTTGATGACGGGTTCGAGAACACCGCGACCGCTGCCTGGCCGCGGTTGGCCGCGCACGGCCTCGCCGCGACGGTATTTGTGGTTCCGGGGCATGTGGGTGGGTTCAACGACTGGGGAGGACGTCGGGCCGCGAACGTACCCCACCTCCCGCTGATGTCGTGGGACGGGCTGGGGAACATCGCCCAGCAGGGCGCCACGCTTGGCGCGCACACCTCGAGCCACGCGAATCTCGCCTCGCTCGACGATCACGCGCTCAAAGCGGAGCTCGACTCCTGCAGCGCCACCATGCGCGAGCGAACTGGGGTGGCGCCGAACACCTTCGCCTATCCCTATGGGGGGACCAGTCCCGCGGCCGCTACGGCTGTCCGCGAACGGTTCGATATTGGGGTCACAACGGACTTCAGGCCCGTGGGACGTAGTGAGGACACGGCGCTCCTCCCGCGCCTGGACATGTACTACTTCCGCAGTCCCGGCGCCCTGGAGTCATGGGGAGAACCCGGGTTCTTTGCCCGACTCTGGACGCGCCGCATCGGACGGGAAGCGCGCCGGTGGCTCCAGGCAGCGGGGGTCGCATGA